Part of the Paracoccus sp. MC1862 genome, TGGTTGAATTCACCTGTACTCCAGCCTCCATCCCGTCACCGGAAGCTCTGCAACAAATTCTGAATCTTTAAATTCTGAATCTTTCTCTCCAGACCAAACAAACAGCATGACTATAAAATTCTTTATAAAAAATCACGCTATACGCGCAAAGCTAAAATGTCACCGCTGAGCAAAGCAGGAATGTCACTCTCCCCCGGTTGAAGCATGATCCTCGGGGGACGAACATGGGATGGCTGGTGATGAGCGAACGCGAGCTGAACCGGATCGAGGTGCTGTCGGAGGTTGGGACTGGCCGGTTGCGGGTTGAAGACGCCGCCGGCCTGCTCGGCCTGACCCGGCGGCAGGTATTTCGGCTGCTGGCGCGGTTTCGGGCGGATGGCCCGGCCGGGCTGGCCCACCGTGCGCGCGGACGTGCGCCGAACAACGCCCTGTCTGCCCTTCATCGGGAGCAGGTGCTGGCACTCGTTCGGACGCAGTATGCCGATTTCGGTCCGACGCTTGCGGCCGAGAAGCTGGCCGAGCTGCATGACATCCATATCTCGCACGAGACCTTGCGCAAATGGATGATCGAAGACGGTTTATGGGTCTCGCGCAAGCAGCAGCGGGTGCTGCACCAGCCGCGGCTGCGGCGCGAGGCCCTGGGTGAGCTGGTCCAGATCGACGGCTCGGAGCATCGCTGGTTCGAGGATCGGGGCCCCGCCTGCACGTTGCTGGTGTTCATCGACGATGCGACCGGCCGGCTCATGCATCTCCGGTTTGTCGCCTCCGAGAGCACCTTCAGCTATTTCAATGCGCTGGAGGGCTACCTTCAGGAGCACGGCCGGCCCGTGGCCTTCTATTCGGACAAGCACAGCGTGTTTCGGGTGAACCGCACCGAGGCGCGCAGCGGCCATGGCATGACGCAATTCGGCCGGGCGCTGAACGAGCTGAACATCGAGATCCTCTGCGCCAATTCCTCGCAGGCCAAGGGCCGGGTCGAGCGCGCCAATCGCACCCTGCAGGACCGTCTGGTCAAGGAACTGCGGCTTGCCGGGATCGCGGACATGGCAGCCGGCAATACGTTCCTGCCCGGCTTCATCGCGGCCTTCAATACCCGCTTCGCCCGCATCCCGCGCCGGTCGGACGATCTGCACCGTCCCCTGAACGTCGAGCCGGAGCGGCTCCGCGACATCTTCTGCCTGCGCGACGAACGCCATGTCGGCCAGCAGCTGGCGCTGTCCTACGACAGGAAGCGCATCATCCTCGAACCGAACCACCTGACGCTCGGCCTGGTCGGCACATACGTCGACACCTACGAGTTCCCGGACGGCCGGCTGGAGATCCGGGCCAGGGGCGTGTCCCTGCCCTGCCGGATGTTCGACAAGGAGCAGCGCGTCACCCACGCCGCGATCACCGAGAACAAGCGCCTGACCGAGGTGCTGGCCTTCATCCAGACCCAGCAGGACCAGGACCCGCCCAGGGCGCGGCGCGTCGGCAAGCAGCGCACCCGCTATGAGCCGAGGCTGTGTGAAAACTCGTGCTCATGGTAGACTTTGACATGGCTGTGGGGGATCAGCATGTCGGGCTTCATCAAGGGTGTTGAGCGCGGACAGACGGTTCTCTTTCCGGATCGTCTCGAGGACTGGATCAGTGAGGATCATCTGGTTCGAGTTGTCGATCTCTTTGTCGATGAGCTGGATCTGCCAGGCCTTGGCTTTGCTCGATCGGCTCCGGCACGAACGGGACGGCCCGGTTACCATCCCGCGGTTCTGCTCAAGCTGTTCATCTATGGCTATCTGAACCGCATCCCGTCCAGCCGCAGGCTGGAGCGTGAAGCAGGTCGCAATGTTGAACTGATGTGGCTGACCGGCCGCCTGGTGCCGGACCACAAGACCATTGCCGACTTCCGGCGTGACAATGGCGCTGCCATCCGCAGGACCTGCGCGCAGTTCGTGGAGCTTTGTCGCCGGATCGGCACGCTCAAGGGCGATTGCGTCGCTATCGACGGAAGCAAGTTCAGAGCAGTGAACAACCGCGACCGCAACTTCACCAAGGGCAAGATCGCCAGCCGCATTGCCCATCTGGAGGCTGACGTCGAGCGGTATATCCAGGAGATGGTCAGGGTGGACCGTCAGGAGGAGGGCGAGGTCCGGACCGAGAAGGTGGCGCATCTTGCCCGGCGATATGGTCGCATTCGCCAACAGATCCAGTATCTGCAAGCCATGGATAGGGCTTTGGCCGAAGCCCCCGACGGGCAGATCTCGCTGACCGATCCCGACGCCCGCGCCATGGCCACCAGTGCCAAAAACAGTGGGATGGTCGGCTACAATGCCCAGATGGCCGTTGATACCGAGACCCATCTGATCGTGGCGCACGACGTAACCAATCAGGTCCATGATCGAGACCTTCTGGCGCCCCTGGCACAAGCCGCGAAGGATGCCCTGCAGCGAGACGATCTGCATGCGCTCGCGGACAAGGGCTACTTCAGCGGTCGTGAGATCCTCCTCTGTCATGAGAGGGGCATCACCACGACCGTGCCGCGCCCCGAGACCTCAGGCAATCGCGCCAAGGGCATGTATGTGAAGGCCGACTTCGCTTACGAGCCGGAGGCAGATGTTTACCGCTGCCCGGCAGGCGAGACGCTGAGTTATCGCTACACCACCGAGGAAGACGACCTTCAGTTGCGACGCTACTGGACCGGCGAATGCGGCAATTG contains:
- a CDS encoding ISNCY family transposase, with translation MGWLVMSERELNRIEVLSEVGTGRLRVEDAAGLLGLTRRQVFRLLARFRADGPAGLAHRARGRAPNNALSALHREQVLALVRTQYADFGPTLAAEKLAELHDIHISHETLRKWMIEDGLWVSRKQQRVLHQPRLRREALGELVQIDGSEHRWFEDRGPACTLLVFIDDATGRLMHLRFVASESTFSYFNALEGYLQEHGRPVAFYSDKHSVFRVNRTEARSGHGMTQFGRALNELNIEILCANSSQAKGRVERANRTLQDRLVKELRLAGIADMAAGNTFLPGFIAAFNTRFARIPRRSDDLHRPLNVEPERLRDIFCLRDERHVGQQLALSYDRKRIILEPNHLTLGLVGTYVDTYEFPDGRLEIRARGVSLPCRMFDKEQRVTHAAITENKRLTEVLAFIQTQQDQDPPRARRVGKQRTRYEPRLCENSCSW
- a CDS encoding IS1182 family transposase codes for the protein MSGFIKGVERGQTVLFPDRLEDWISEDHLVRVVDLFVDELDLPGLGFARSAPARTGRPGYHPAVLLKLFIYGYLNRIPSSRRLEREAGRNVELMWLTGRLVPDHKTIADFRRDNGAAIRRTCAQFVELCRRIGTLKGDCVAIDGSKFRAVNNRDRNFTKGKIASRIAHLEADVERYIQEMVRVDRQEEGEVRTEKVAHLARRYGRIRQQIQYLQAMDRALAEAPDGQISLTDPDARAMATSAKNSGMVGYNAQMAVDTETHLIVAHDVTNQVHDRDLLAPLAQAAKDALQRDDLHALADKGYFSGREILLCHERGITTTVPRPETSGNRAKGMYVKADFAYEPEADVYRCPAGETLSYRYTTEEDDLQLRRYWTGECGNCAIRSRCTTGKERRITRWEHEHLIEEAQIRLRGPSEPMTLRRSTVEHPFGTIKAWMGATHFLTRRLPNVKTEMALNVLAYNIKRIVALIGIRSFMTAIRA